The Bacteroidales bacterium genomic sequence ACCAAGAGTTTCTATTGGAGCCAAACTTGTTGCCGATTTGTTATATGCAGCGGGAGTTGACAGAGTAATTACAATGGACCTTCATGCTGACCAAATTCAAGGTTTTTTTAATGTTCCTGTTGACCATCTTTATGCTTCTTCAATTTTTGTACCGTATATTAAAAGTTTAGCCCTTGATAATCTTGTAATTGCATCTCCTGATATGGGAGGAACTAAGCGTGCTAATGCTTATGCAAAATTTCTTCATACCGAAATGGTAATATGTCATAAATCAAGAAAAAAAGCTAATGAAGTTGGAGAAATGACTGTAATTGGTAAAGTAAAAAATAAAAATATAATTATTCTTGATGATATGATAGATACAGCAGGTACTATTACTAAAGCTGCTGATATGATGCTTAACAAAGGTGCAAAAAGCGTTAGAGCTATTATTACCCATCCTGTTTTAAGCGGACCTGCATATGATAATATTAACAAATCTTCTATTACTGAATTAATAGTTACTGATTCAATACCTTTAAAAAAAGAATATAAAAAAATAAAAGTTCTTACTGTTTCCGACATATTTGCTGAAATAATAAAAAAAGTATATAATTATCAGTCAATAAGTTCATATTTTATAGTTTAATTATTAATTTTGCAAACTGTTTTAAAAAATAATTATTAACGTGTGATGAGAAATTAAATTAAAATTTAATTTTAAGTAGCACAACTAAATTAATTAAAATGAAATCAATTGAAATTAAAGCAAAATCAAGAAAAGAAGTAGGCAAAAAACACACAAGAAAATTGCGTAAAGAAAATTTTGTTCCCTGTGTATTGTATGGAGGAAAAGAAAATGTTCATTTTACAGCACATGAAAACGAATTCAGAAATTTAATTTATACACCAAATGTGTATATAGTTAATTTAAATGTTGATGGTAAAAATTATAACGCCATTATGCAGAGTATTCAATTTCATCCTGTAACTGATAAAATTCTTAGTATAGATTTTCTCGAAATTTTTGAAGAAAAGAAAATAAACATTGCTATTCCTGTAGAACTTAATGGTTTTTCCGAAGGTGTTAAAGACGGAGGTAAACTTCAATTATCACAAAGGAGACTTAAAGTTAGAGGATTAATAAAAGATTTACCCGACATATTAGATATAAACATTGATAATGTAAAATTAGGCGATTCAATAAAAACAGGTGAGCTTTCTTATGATAATATTGAATTGATAGATCCGAAAAACACTGTAGTGCTATCAGTAAAATTAACAAGGATGGCAAAAAGTGAAGAAGTAGAAGAAGAAGTA encodes the following:
- a CDS encoding ribose-phosphate pyrophosphokinase → MSVNAPIKIFSGTASKYLAEKIAKNYGIELGKTSIQKFSDGEFQPSYEETVRGAMIFIIQSTFTPTENLFELLLMIDAAKRASAYKVVAVIPYFGFARQDRKDKPRVSIGAKLVADLLYAAGVDRVITMDLHADQIQGFFNVPVDHLYASSIFVPYIKSLALDNLVIASPDMGGTKRANAYAKFLHTEMVICHKSRKKANEVGEMTVIGKVKNKNIIILDDMIDTAGTITKAADMMLNKGAKSVRAIITHPVLSGPAYDNINKSSITELIVTDSIPLKKEYKKIKVLTVSDIFAEIIKKVYNYQSISSYFIV
- a CDS encoding 50S ribosomal protein L25/general stress protein Ctc, with the translated sequence MKSIEIKAKSRKEVGKKHTRKLRKENFVPCVLYGGKENVHFTAHENEFRNLIYTPNVYIVNLNVDGKNYNAIMQSIQFHPVTDKILSIDFLEIFEEKKINIAIPVELNGFSEGVKDGGKLQLSQRRLKVRGLIKDLPDILDINIDNVKLGDSIKTGELSYDNIELIDPKNTVVLSVKLTRMAKSEEVEEEVEEVEEGAEVEEGAEGAEATKTTETTKKEE